The Flavobacteriales bacterium genome has a window encoding:
- a CDS encoding DUF3524 domain-containing protein: MKILLIEPYGTGSHLQWAEGYSEHSEHEVRLLTLPGRHWKWRMHGGAITLAEQFLACDFQPDLILATDMLDLSSFLSLTRERTASVPTAVYFHENQLTYPWSPNDEDLRLKRDNHYGFINYTSALAADRVFFNSEYHRTSFLSTLPAFLKQFPDHTNSNTVATIARKSEVLYLGMDLRSMDPIVSEITERPKRAVILWNHRWEYDKNPEEFFEALFEIQRRGWDFKLVVLGERFKNSPAIFDEAKKRLEPNILHWGFVESREEYVRLLGQCDMLPVTSYQDFFGGSVVEAMYCNVKPLLPKRLAYPEHVPELLHYTFFYETGELVDKLQRWIRDVSILRKQQTRSFVERYDWTKQIANYDDAFSKLVTSSPQVSPSPKT, encoded by the coding sequence GTGAAGATATTGTTGATTGAACCTTATGGTACTGGATCACATTTGCAATGGGCCGAGGGTTATTCGGAACATAGCGAGCATGAGGTAAGACTGCTCACGTTGCCTGGCCGCCATTGGAAATGGCGCATGCATGGCGGTGCAATTACGCTGGCGGAGCAGTTTTTGGCGTGTGATTTCCAACCAGATCTGATTCTTGCCACTGATATGTTGGACCTTTCATCGTTCCTCAGCCTTACTCGTGAAAGAACGGCTTCTGTTCCCACTGCTGTTTACTTTCATGAGAATCAACTCACTTATCCTTGGTCACCGAATGATGAGGATTTGCGGTTGAAACGCGACAATCATTACGGATTTATCAATTACACATCTGCATTAGCAGCCGATCGGGTTTTCTTCAATTCAGAGTACCACCGCACTTCATTCCTGAGTACGCTGCCTGCTTTTTTGAAACAGTTTCCGGATCATACCAATTCAAATACGGTCGCAACGATTGCGCGCAAAAGCGAAGTTCTCTATTTGGGAATGGATCTCAGGTCGATGGATCCGATCGTTTCGGAAATTACCGAGAGACCGAAACGAGCGGTAATTCTGTGGAATCACCGTTGGGAATATGATAAGAACCCAGAGGAGTTCTTTGAAGCTTTGTTTGAGATACAGAGGCGGGGTTGGGATTTTAAACTGGTGGTTCTTGGTGAACGCTTCAAAAATTCCCCAGCCATTTTTGATGAGGCCAAAAAGCGTTTGGAACCGAATATCCTTCATTGGGGATTTGTTGAAAGCAGGGAAGAATATGTCCGCTTGCTCGGTCAATGCGATATGCTTCCCGTCACATCCTATCAGGATTTCTTTGGAGGAAGTGTGGTGGAGGCCATGTACTGTAACGTGAAACCATTGCTGCCGAAGCGACTCGCTTACCCAGAACACGTTCCAGAACTACTTCATTACACGTTTTTCTACGAAACCGGGGAGTTGGTGGATAAATTGCAGCGTTGGATCAGGGATGTATCCATCCTTCGCAAACAGCAAACAAGAAGTTTTGTGGAACGATATGATTGGACCAAGCAGATTGCCAATTATGACGATGCTTTTTCGAAGCTTGTCACTTCTTCTCCACAAGTCTCACCTTCACCCAAAACCTGA
- a CDS encoding DUF3520 domain-containing protein — protein MAMAIYRTILSQTLIPKVMKKLIQILLGVIGHLLITSFVLNPETGSISGIVVDDQKQPIPFANVVVMQHGQQIAGASTDFDGKYKINGLQPGTVDMIASVVGFTSQEKRGVIIQADKILFVDFVLEAGVKLDEVVVVDYEVPLISKDASSAMTISGSSLNHMPGMGSTGVSRREIRSMPSRGANSAVTIAASVQDNDGQIGSYKGSRSGATNTYIDGVKVRGSVNLPQAAYEQVSIVTGGIPAAYEGSASETLPPAPIGATVLAHNSSSESVASKRKKKQLEPEGLTAGYDLYRQQTFKSVFSEPLSTFSIDVDAASYSQIRRSLNMGSLPPTEVVRIEEMINYFKYDYPQPECEDPFSISSEVSVCPWNESHKLVHIGLQGKELQLDKRPKNNLVFLIDVSGSMSDDDKLPLLKRSLRLLVNELEETDKISIVVYAGAAGLVLPSTSGEKKERILEAIGQLNSGGSTAGGAGIHLAYAIAEKQFIKGGNNRVILCTDGDFNMGVSDAGGLEKLIEKKRESGVFLTVLGFGTGNFQDHKMEVLADKGNGNFAYIDNLQEAQKVLVQEFWGTLFTIAKDVKVQIEFNPANVLAYRLIGYENRRLAAEDFNDDRKDAGELGAGHTVTALYEVIPVGGELSDDRPLVDSLKYQLTKPSVQSGFDDELLTVKLRFKKPDGDISKLISKPVKNEAIDLAASSENMRFSAAISQFGMILLDAELKPAQRLDQIQKVIDLAKGSKGTDEDGRRAEFVRMAELAMVID, from the coding sequence ATGGCAATGGCCATCTACAGGACAATCCTATCTCAAACTCTAATACCTAAAGTCATGAAAAAGCTCATTCAAATTCTATTGGGAGTGATCGGCCATTTGCTGATAACCTCCTTTGTTCTGAACCCGGAAACAGGTTCCATTTCAGGAATTGTAGTAGACGACCAGAAACAACCCATTCCATTTGCCAACGTGGTTGTAATGCAACACGGACAACAAATAGCCGGTGCATCAACCGACTTTGACGGAAAATACAAGATCAACGGTCTGCAGCCCGGAACGGTGGATATGATCGCCTCTGTGGTAGGGTTCACTTCGCAAGAGAAACGCGGGGTCATCATCCAAGCCGATAAGATCTTGTTCGTTGACTTTGTGCTGGAAGCTGGCGTAAAACTGGATGAAGTTGTAGTTGTTGATTACGAAGTACCGCTGATCTCGAAAGACGCGAGTTCGGCCATGACCATTTCGGGCAGCAGCTTGAACCACATGCCAGGCATGGGTTCTACAGGCGTTTCGAGACGGGAAATTCGCAGCATGCCAAGCCGTGGTGCCAATAGCGCGGTTACTATTGCAGCAAGTGTGCAAGACAATGATGGTCAGATCGGCAGTTACAAAGGTTCGCGAAGCGGTGCCACCAACACTTACATAGATGGTGTTAAAGTGCGAGGAAGTGTCAATCTTCCGCAGGCAGCATATGAACAGGTTTCTATTGTAACTGGTGGCATTCCAGCAGCTTACGAGGGAAGTGCTTCAGAAACTCTTCCGCCAGCACCAATAGGTGCCACCGTTCTCGCGCACAATTCGTCCTCGGAATCTGTCGCTTCTAAACGCAAGAAAAAGCAGTTGGAACCGGAAGGCCTGACCGCAGGTTACGACCTGTACCGACAGCAAACCTTCAAAAGCGTGTTCTCAGAGCCGTTGTCAACTTTCTCTATCGATGTGGATGCTGCTTCGTACAGTCAGATCAGACGGAGTTTGAACATGGGTTCGCTGCCTCCAACAGAAGTCGTTCGCATTGAGGAAATGATCAACTACTTCAAATACGATTATCCGCAACCTGAATGTGAGGATCCATTCAGCATTTCGAGCGAAGTAAGTGTATGTCCGTGGAACGAAAGCCACAAGTTGGTGCATATTGGTCTACAGGGCAAAGAACTCCAATTGGATAAGCGACCCAAGAACAACCTGGTCTTCCTGATCGATGTTTCGGGCTCCATGTCGGATGACGACAAACTTCCGTTGCTCAAGCGTTCGCTCAGATTACTGGTGAACGAACTGGAGGAGACCGACAAGATCTCCATTGTGGTGTATGCGGGAGCTGCCGGACTGGTGTTGCCTTCTACTTCCGGTGAGAAGAAAGAGCGTATTCTCGAAGCCATCGGCCAACTCAATTCGGGCGGATCGACCGCTGGTGGAGCTGGAATTCATCTCGCCTACGCTATCGCGGAAAAACAATTCATCAAAGGCGGAAACAACCGTGTCATCCTCTGCACCGATGGAGATTTCAATATGGGCGTTTCGGATGCAGGCGGACTTGAAAAGCTGATAGAGAAGAAACGTGAATCCGGTGTATTCCTTACTGTGCTTGGCTTCGGAACAGGCAATTTCCAAGATCATAAAATGGAAGTTCTGGCGGATAAGGGCAATGGCAATTTCGCCTACATCGACAATCTACAGGAAGCACAAAAAGTGCTGGTGCAAGAATTCTGGGGAACGCTTTTCACCATCGCCAAGGATGTGAAGGTCCAGATCGAGTTCAACCCTGCGAATGTACTTGCCTACCGATTGATCGGCTACGAGAACAGACGTTTGGCTGCTGAGGATTTCAACGATGACCGAAAGGATGCAGGCGAGTTGGGCGCTGGCCACACAGTAACCGCGCTGTATGAGGTCATTCCCGTTGGAGGAGAACTTTCGGACGATAGACCATTGGTTGATTCGCTGAAATATCAGCTTACAAAACCATCCGTGCAATCTGGTTTTGATGATGAGTTGCTGACTGTCAAACTTCGTTTCAAAAAACCAGATGGAGATATAAGCAAGTTGATCTCCAAGCCCGTAAAAAACGAGGCGATCGATCTGGCCGCAAGTTCAGAGAACATGCGATTCTCGGCCGCCATATCGCAGTTCGGAATGATCCTTCTGGACGCGGAACTGAAACCCGCACAGCGTTTGGATCAGATCCAGAAAGTGATCGATCTGGCAAAAGGCAGCAAAGGAACAGACGAAGATGGCCGAAGGGCTGAATTCGTAAGAATGGCGGAACTGGCCATGGTAATTGATTGA
- a CDS encoding tetratricopeptide repeat protein produces MNKIRSEPSTTHLTHSFGFDTFDFVRILFSIVLFSVLCVSSVRAQTAEDYYRKAELKVTMQDFRGALNDLNKAIEVDPRYIRAFNFRGYVKDELDDYYGALKDYNIAISLKGDYSDAYANRGKAKRKLNDFNGAITDYTTAIELNPTDKEAYLGRGLALKDMKNYNAAIDDLDKAAKLDPNYAKTYTARGEVKYLKGDVAGACDDLRHAQKLGYMVAMASFSDYCDD; encoded by the coding sequence ATGAACAAAATTCGGTCAGAACCATCTACTACACATCTTACCCATTCTTTCGGATTTGATACCTTTGATTTCGTGCGGATATTATTTTCAATAGTATTGTTTTCTGTGTTATGCGTCAGCTCGGTTCGGGCTCAGACAGCCGAAGACTACTATCGTAAGGCCGAACTGAAAGTTACCATGCAGGACTTCCGCGGAGCTTTGAACGACCTGAACAAGGCCATTGAAGTTGACCCACGCTACATCAGAGCTTTCAACTTTAGAGGCTATGTGAAGGACGAGTTGGATGACTATTACGGAGCCCTGAAGGATTATAATATTGCTATTTCCCTGAAGGGCGATTACAGCGATGCTTACGCGAACCGCGGCAAAGCCAAACGCAAATTGAATGACTTCAACGGGGCGATCACCGATTACACCACAGCCATAGAACTGAATCCGACCGACAAGGAAGCCTATCTCGGACGCGGTCTGGCGTTGAAGGACATGAAGAATTATAACGCAGCCATTGACGATCTGGACAAAGCTGCCAAACTCGACCCCAACTACGCGAAAACCTACACAGCCCGTGGCGAGGTCAAGTATCTGAAAGGCGATGTTGCCGGGGCATGTGACGATCTGCGGCACGCTCAAAAACTCGGTTACATGGTGGCCATGGCCTCATTCAGCGACTATTGTGACGATTGA